The Geothrix sp. DNA segment CGGCTTTCGCGGGCATGGACTCGGTCTTCTTCTGCAACAGCGGCGCTGAGGCCAACGAAAACGCCCTGAAGCTGGCCCTGCTCCTCACGGGTCGCAAGCAGCTCGGCGCCTTCGAAGGCGGCTGGCACGGCCGCACCCTGCTGGCCCTGTCCGTCACCGACGATCCCAAGATCACCGAGCCCTTCGCCGACCAGCTGGTGCCCACGGTGCGGCTGCCCTTCGGCGACCTCGCCGCGCTGGCCGCCGCCGACTTCTCCGGCATCGCCGGCGTGATCCTCGAACCCATCCAGAGCATGGCCGGCATCAAGACTGCCTCCCGCGAATGGTTCCGGGCCCTGCGCGCCAAGTGCGACGCCTCGGGCACGCTGCTGATTTTCGACGAGATCCAGACCGGCATGGGGCGGATGGGAACGCCCTTCGCCGCCCAGTTCTATGGCGTGCGGCCCGACCTCATCACGTCGGCCAAGGGCCTGGCCTCGGGCGTGCCCATGGGCGCCCTGCTCATGACCGCTGCCGTGGCCTCCAAGCTCAAGGGCGGAGATCTGGGGAGCACCTTCGGCGGCGGCCCCCTGGCCTGCGCGGCCCTGTTGGCCACGGTGGAGGTCATCGCCCACGAAGGCCTGATGCCCAATGCCATGGCTGCCGCGGCCAGGCTGCGGAAGGAGCTCGTGGGCTCCGTGGTGACGGAAGTCGTGGGCGAGGGCCTGCTGCTGGGCCTACGCAGCGCCCATGCCGCCGCCCTCAAGAAGCACCTCCTGGCCCACCACATCCTGGTGGGCGGCTCGGGCGATGCCACGGTGCTGCGGCTGATGCCGCCCCTCAACGTCAGCGGCGAAGCCCTGAGCGCCCTCGTCACCGCCATCCATGCCTTCCAGCCGGAGCAGCCATGAAGCACTTCACCCGCATCTCGGACCTGGGCCCCGCGGGAGTCAAGGAGATCCTCGCCACGGCCGCCGAGTGGAAGCGCAACCGCCCCGGCGCCATCTTTGCCGACCGCATCCTGGGCATGGTGTTCTTCAACCCCAGCCTGCGCACGCGGGCCAGCTTCGAGGCGGCCATGCTGCGCCACGGCGGCCACGCCATCGTGCTGGAAGTGGGCGCGGGCACCTGGAAGCTGGAGGACCGCGACGGCGCCATCATGAACGAGGACCGCGCCGAGCACGTGCGCGAGGGCGTGCCCGTGCTGGGCCGCTACGCCGACCTGCTGGCCGTGCGCACCTTCAGCCACGGCAACGGGGATGCGGAGGATGAAGTCGATCCCGTCATCAACGCCTTCCGGCGCTTCTCCACGGTGCCGGTGCTGAGCATGGAGAGCGCCCGCGAGCATCCGCACCAGGGCCTCGCCGACCTGCTCACCATCCAGGAGGCCCACGGCAGCACGAAGGTGCCCGTGACCCTCACCTGGGCCCCGCACATCAAGCCCCTGCCCAAGGCCGTGCCCAACTCCTTCCTGCTGACGGCCGCGGCTTGCGGGGCGGAGATCCGCGTGGCCCATCCGAAGGGCTACGAGCTGGCACCCGAAGTGCGGGCCGAAGCCGAAGCCTACGCCGCCGCCACCGGCGGGAAGATCGTCTACACGACCGACCAGGACGCGGCCCTGGAAGGCAGCGCCGCCGTCTACGCCAAGGCCTGGGGACCTTCCACCAGCTCGGGCCTGGCTGCCGCGCCCATGGCGGACCTCGGCTCTTGGATGCCCACCGCCGCCCACATGCAGAAGGCCGCGAAGGAAGCCATCTTCACCCACTGCCTGCCCGTGCGCCGCAACCTCGAAGTCCATGACAGCGTCCTCGACGGGCCCTGGAGCCGCGTCGTCGACGAGGCCGAGAACCGCTTCCACGTGCAGCGGGCCACCATCCACCACCTGCTCTCCCAGTCCTAAGCTCCCGCCCCGAGGTCCTGATGCCCCTCTCCCCCAATCCCTACGCCGCCCTCAAGGAAGCCTCCCAGTACGTGCGGCTGTTCCGCGGCAAGACCTTCGTGGTGAAGGTGGGCGGCGAGGTCATCGCCGAACCCAAGATCCGCAAGGCCCTCTGCGAGCAGATCGCCCTGCTCTGGTCCTTCTCCATCAAGGTCGTGGTGGTGCATGGGGGCGGCGCCGAGCTGGACGCCGTCTGCGCCTCCATGAACATCCCCGTGGAGAAGGTGGCGGGCCGGCGTGTGACGAGCCCCGAGGTGCTGGACGCCGCCAAGATGGTCTTCGCCGGCCAGGTGCACATGGACCTGCTCTCGGAGCTGCAGGCCGCGGGCGTGCCGGCCGTGGGCCTCACCGGTCTCGATGCGGGCCTCGTGAAGGCCCACCGGCGTCCGCCCGTGGCCGTGATCCCCGATGGGGCCACCGAGCCCCAGCTGGTGGACTACGGCCTGGTGGGCGACATCGACGCCATCGATCCACATGTTCTCAGCCACCTGCTCGAGGGGGGGTTCGTGCCGGTGGTGGCGCCGCTTTCCGGGGGGGAAGACGGCGCCATTTACAACACCAACGCGGACACCATCGCCGCGAGCCTGGCCACCGCGCTGGGCGCCGAGAAGCTGTTCTTCCTGCTGTCGGTTCCGGGTCTGTTGAAGGACGTCGCCAAGTCCTCGTCGCTCATTCCCCACGCCACCCTGGAGGAACTGTCCGGTCTGGAGGCCAAGGGGGTGATCACCGGGGGCATGCGGCCCAAGATCACCGCCGTGAAGGCTGCGCTCCTGGGCGGCGTGCCCAGTGCCCACCTGGTGAGTGGCCTGGCCCCGGATGCCCTACTGGCGGAGATCTTCACCAACGAGGGCAGCGGGACGATGATCGTGGCCCCCGCGGTGGCGGCCACGCCCGCTGGGGCGCATTGATGGGCCCCGCCGAGCTGCTCACGCGCCTGGTCGGCACGCCCAGCGTGTCGGGTGAGGAAGGCCCGCTGGCGGACCTGGTGCAGGATCTCCTCGCCACCCGGGGCTTCGAGGTCCAACGCCAGGGGCACAACCTCTGGTTCAGCCTCGGGAAGAAGGGCGGCTCCCGGCTCCTGCTCAACTCGCACCTCGACACGGTGCCCCCCTGCGCGGGCTGGGAGGGGGATCCCTTTGCGCCCGTCTGGCACGGCGCCCGCCTCCAGGGACTCGGCGCCAACGACGCCAAGGGCTGCGTGGCGGCCCTCCTGCTGGCCGCCTTCGAGCTGGCGAAACTGGACCTCGACGGGGAAGTGGTGGTGGCCCTCACCGCCGAAGAGGAGACCGGCGGCCAGGGCATCGCCACCATCCTGGGCCAGCTCGGCCCCTTCGATGGCGCCGTGGTGGGCGAACCCACGGGCCTGCGCATCTGCGCGGCCCAGCGGGGCCTCCTGATCCTCAAGTGCACCGCCCGGGGCCAGAGCGGTCACGTGGCCAACGCCCAGATGCTGGGTGCCGAGAACGCCATCCACAAGGCGGCCCGGGACATCGCCAAGATCGCCGCCATGGACTTCCCCGCCCACCCGCTGCTGGGCTCGCAGAAGGCCCAGGTCACGCAGATCCAGGGCGGCCTGCGGCGCAACCAGGTGCCGGATGCCTGCGAGTTCTTCGTGGACCTGCGCACCAGCCCCGAGCAGGACCACGATGCCCTCGCGGCCGGCTTCCAGCGGCAGCTGGAAAGCGAAGTCGCCATCCACTCCAAGCGCTACCTGCCCAAGGGCACGGATCCGGGCCATCCCATCGTCCGGGCGGCCCTCGCGGCCGCCGGCAAGGCCGGCCCCGTGGGCTCCGGCACCACGTCGGACTGGGCCTTCCTGGGGAGCATCCGGGCGGTGAAGGCCGGGCCCGGCGACACCTTCCGCAGCCACACCCCCAACGAGTACCTCACCCTGCCCGAGCTCGAAGCGGGCGTGGCCTTCTACGCTCAGCTGGTCTCCACCTTCTTCAAGCTGCAGGTGCCAAATGAAGCCTGACGGAACAACCCTCTGGGCCAAGGACCTCCCCCTGGACGTGGCCATCCACCGCTTCACCGTGGGCGAGGATCCGGACACCGACCTGACCCTGCTGCCCTGGGACTGCCTGGGCAGCGCGGCCCACGCGAAGATGCTGGCGGCCACCGGGCTGCTGGAAACCGCCGATGCCGGCGCCCTGGTGCGGGGCCTGAAGCGCATCTCGAACCTCGCCCGGCAGAACGCCTTCCCCATTCCGCCACACCTGGAGGACGGCCACACTGCCATCGAGGCCGACCTCACCCGCAGCCTCGGCCCCGTGGGCCAGCGCATCCACCTGGGCCGTTCGCGCAACGACCAGGTCATCCTGGCCTTCCGGCTCTACCTGCGGGACGCCCTGCTGCGCCTGGGCCTCCGAGTGTCCGACCTGGCCGAGGCCTTCCTGGCCTTCGCGCGGGCGAACCAGGACGTGCCCCTGCCGGGCTACACCCACCTGCGCCGCGCCATGCCCAGCACCTTCGGCATGTGGGCCGCGGCCTTCGCCGAGGGACTGCTGGAGGAACTGGAGGCCCTGCAGTCGGTCTACCAGCGGCTCGACCGCTGCCCGCTGGGATCGGCCGCCGGCTTCGGCGTGCCCCTGCCCATCGACCGTGAACTGACGGCCAGGCTGCTGGGCTTCTCCAAGGTGCAGCGCAGCCCCATCGACGTGCAGAACAGCCGGGGCCGCCACGAGACGGCCATGCTCCAGTGGGCCGCGTCCACCGGCGGCGTCATCGAGAAGTTCCTGTGGGATGTGTCCTTCTACAGCACCGAGGAGTTCGGGTTCCTCAAGCTGCCGGACGCCTTCACCACGGGCTCGAGCATCATGCCCCAGAAGAAGAACCCCGACGTGGTGGAACTGGCCAGGGGCCGCTGCCGCGAACTGCGGGGCACGGCGGGCCTGGTGGAGCAGATCGCCTCCGGCCTGCCCTCCAGCTACCACCGCGACCTGCAGCTGCTCAAGCGCCCCGTCATCCTGGGCCTGCGCCAGGCGGATGAGCTCTTCGGCGTGCTGGTGCGGCTCATCCCCGCCCTCAGCGTGAACGGGGCGGCCACCGCCGCCGCCAGCACGGACGAGCTCTACGCCGCCCACCAGGCCTACGTCTACGTGCAGGGCGGCCTGCCCTTCCGCGAGGCCTACCGCAAGGTCGCCCAGCAGCTGCAGGACGGCACCTTCGCTCCGGACCGCGCCGCCCTCACCGCCACCCACCTCGGCGGCGCCGGCAACCTGGGCCTCGACGACCTCGCCGCCGACCTTTCCGCTGCGCGAACCTGGATCGAAGCCAAGCGCGAGGTCCATGTGGAAGCGGAGGCGGCGCTATGGGCGAACTGATGAAAGATCAACGCAAAGACGCAAAGGCGCGAAGAAAAGCCACCTTGGCAACCCCTGCTCTTCTTTGCGCCCTTTGCGCCTTTGCGACAAGTCCTTTGGCTTTCATCTGGAAGGGCCTCCCATGAGCAAGCTCGCCGTCCTCGCCTTCTCCGGCGGCCTCGACACGTCCTTCTGCGTGTTCTACCTGAAAGAGCAGGGCTACGACGTGGCCACGGTCACGGTGAACACCGGCGGCTTCTCGCCGGAGGAATTGGCGCGCATCGAGGCCACCTCCCCGAAGCTGGGCGCCCTCAGCCACACCACCGTGGACGCCCGCGCCGGGCTCTTCGACGGCTACCTGCGCTACCTGATCTACGGCAACGTGCTGCGCGGCCAGATGTACCCGCTGTCCGTCTCCGCCGAGCGGGTCTGCCAGGCCCGGGCCGTGGCCGAGCTGGCCAAGGCCATGGGTGCCGCCGCCATCGCCCACGGTTCCACCGGCGCCGGCAACGACCAGGTGCGCTTCGACGTGGCCTTCCGTGCCCTGGCACCCGAGCTGGCGATCCTCACCCCCATCCGCGACCTGGGCCTGTCCCGGGCCGAGGAGATGGCCTACTGCGCCGAGCGCGGCCTGGTGTTCCCGGAGAAGACCAGGGACTACTCCATCAACGAGGGCATGTGGGGCACCAGCGTGGGGGGCCGCGAGACCCTCGACGCCTGGACCACCCTGCCCGAAGCGGCCTTCCCCGGCGGCATCATCGGCGCCCTGGCACCCAAGACCCTGACCCTCAGCTTCGATGAGGGCGTACCCGTGGCCCTGGACGGCAATGCCATGGATCCCGTCACCCTCGTCGCCCAGCTCAACGCCATCGGGCGCCCCTACGGCATCGGCCGCGGCGTGCACCTGGGCGACACCATCCTGGGCATCAAGGGTCGCGTGGGCTTCGAGGCCCCGGCGGCGCATCTGCTCATCGGCGCCCACCGGGAGCTGGAGAAGCTGGTGCTGAGCGGCAAGCAGCTCTTCTGGAAGGAGTCCCTGGGCAACCTCTACGGCAGCCTGCTGCACGAGGGCCACTTCTTCGATCCCCTGGCCCGCGACCTGGAGGCCTTCCTGCAGTCCAGCCAGGACCGCGTCTGCGGCGAGGTGCGCCTCACCCTGCACCCCCGCGCCTTCGTGGTGGAGGGCGTGCAGTCGCCCTACTCGCTGATGGACCCGCGCATCGCCACCTACGGCGAGGCCAACAAGCTCTGGACCGGCGCCGAAGCCGCGGGCTTCGCGAAGGTCTTCGGCGTTCAGCAGACTTTGACACTCAAGGCAAAAGGCAACTGATCACCGCGGTGAATCCTTTTCAAGGAACAACCTCATGCGCATCCACGTCGACAAGCTCGCCTCGGTCACCCGCAACCTGCGGCTGGGCCGCACCCTGACCCTCGGCAGCGAAATCCTGCTCGAAGAAGGCTCCGTCATCGCCTGCAAGGTGCGGGGCGAGAAGAGCACCTACAACCAGCTGGAGGATCCCCACGGCCGCATGAGCACCCTGCATGACGGCGACATCCTCGTGGGCGCCCTGGGCCACCGCAACGCCCTGCAGGGCTACGAGGGCGTCATGCCCAAGGCCCTGAAGCCCGGCGACACCGTGAACCTGCTGAACATGGGCGGCGTCCTCGGCCGATGCCTGTCGCACAACCCCGACGTGGGCAAGCCCTTCGAGCTGGAGGTGCTGGGCCAGGTGCTGGTGTTCCCCGAGTTCCAGTCCCGCGCCGGCCAGCCCGCCCACATCCGCATGGGCGCCCTCAAGGGTACGGGCCTCTCTGCCCACTGCCCGGTGGTGTACGTGGCGGGCACCTGCATGAACGCGGGCAAGACCGCCGCCGCCTGCGCCACCATCCGCCAGCTCAGCCGCGCGGGCTACCGGGTGGGAGCCTGCAAGCTCACGGGCGTCTCGCTCATGCGCGACGCCCTGGCCATGCGCGACTACGGCGCGGAAGTGGCCCTCGATTTCACGGATGCGGGCATCGTGTGCACCGATGCGGGCAGCGCCGCCGGCGTCTCGCACATCATCTTCTCGGAGCTGGCCTCCCATGGCGTGGATGTCATCGTGGCCGAGACCGGCGACGGCATCATGGGCGAGTACGGCGTGCAGGCCATCCTGCAGGATGCCGAGCTCATGGCCTTGAGCGGCGTGTTCATCGTCTGCGCCAACGACCCCGTGGGCGCGGCCGGGGCCGTGCACAACCTGACCTCCGCCTACGGCATCAAGACGGATCTCGTGGCCGGTCCCGCCACGGACAACCGCGTGGGCGAGCGCTTCGTCGCCACCCTGGGCCTCCCCGCCCGCAACGCCCGGGCCGATGCGGATGCCCTCGGCCGCTTCGTGCTCGACCTCCTCGAGCCCAAGCTCGCGGCCAAGGTATGAGTTCCGTGGATGTCCTCATCCTCGGCGCGTCGGGCTATGGCGGCGGAGAGCTGCTGCGGTGGCTTTCCAATCACCCGGCGGTAACCTCCATTCGCGGGACGGCGCGCAGCCACGCCGGCAAGCCCTTCCATGCCCAACACCCGAACCTGCGCGGCCTGGTCGACGGCACCTTCGAAGCAGCGCCGGACTGGGCGGCCCTGGCCCAGAGCGAGACCCCCGTGCTGTTCGCGGCCCTGCCCCACGGCGAGTTTGCCAAGCAGTGGCCCGACTTCCAAAGCGAGTGGGATCGCCTGGGGCTCACGGACAAGCTCACCATCATCGACCTCTCCGCGGACTTCCGCCTGGACCCCGCCTGGGTCTACGGCCTGGTGGACTGGCAGCCCGAGCGCATGAGGGGTGCCCGGCGCATCGCCAACCCCGGCTGCTTCGCCACGGCCCTGCAGTTGGCCCTGCTGCCCCTGGCCGAGTGGAAGCCGGCCTTCGTGGCCGTCACCGCCGCCACGGGTTCCTCAGGGTCGGGCGCCGCGCCCAGCGACACCACCCACCACCCCACCCGTGCCAACGACTTCCGCGCCTACAAGATGCTCGGCCACCAGCACGAGGCCGAGGTGCTGCGCACCCTCGCCGTCGCGGGCTGGCAGGCGCCCCTCAGCTTCGTGCCCCAGAGTGCCCCCATGGTGCGTGGGATCTTCGCCACGGCCCAGTTCCCGCTGCCCGCTGGCGTAGTTGAGGACACCCTCAGGGCGCACTATGCAGCCTTCTACCGGGACCGTTTCTTCATCCGCATGGTGGAGGGCAGCCCCCGCGTGGCCGCCACCACCGGCAGCGCCTTCGCCGATCTTGGCGTCGCCGCCCGGAACGGCCACGCCGCCGTCATGGTCGCCCTCGACAACCTGGGCAAGGGCATGGCGGCCCAGGCCGTGCAGAACCTCAACCTGGCCCTGGGCCTGCCGGAATGGACGGGGCTGAAGGCTGCTTCGACCTTCCCCGGTTGAGGACGGATCTGCTCTATCGCACCACCACCCACGCCTTCCGCCCCTTCTTGAGGGCGCGGAGGAGGGCGGCCATGGCTTCGGCGGCGTCGGTGGAGGTCTGGGTGCCGGTGCGCTCGTCGAGGAGCATGACCTGGCCGGGTGCCACCGGGGGGAGGGCCAGGGTGGTCTCCACCACGGAGCCCTCCGGCTCGGCTTCGGGCAGGGGCCGTCGCGTGGCTTCTTCCAGGAACCCGAGCCCAGTGTCCAGGCCGGCCAGGCTCACGCCATAGTGCTTGGCCAGGGCCCCCAGGGTGACGGCGCTGGGCCGGGTACGGCCCACTTCCCAGCTGCTGATCATGGCCTGCTCACAGCCCAGGGCCTGGCTCACCTCCACCTGGGTGAGGCCGGACTGCTTGCGCAGCCACCGCAGACGCTCCGCCAGCGTGCGCGGGTGCGTCGGCATGGGCGAGGTCTCATAGGGGCCGCGGGTAGGCATGGCTCCATTGAAGCCCGGGAGGAGCCGCGCGTCCAGAGATGGGGACGCAATACCTGCTTTGGTAGGAATCGAAGGAGACCCGAATTTTGCCACCCGCGGGTATCCACTGCTCCGCCGTTCCGCTAGAAATAGAGACATCCACTGCACCCCATGACGCTCCTCGAAAGTGATCCCTCCCCTGAACCCGGGACGATGCCGCCCTGGGCCAGGTCTGCGGACTGCGTGGCGGTGGACCGCTACCTCCTCGGCCCGGAGCTGGGCCGGGGCGGCATGGGCCGGGTGCATGCGGCCTGGGACCCGGTGCTCAAGCGCGTGGTGGCCCTGAAGCTGCTGCTGGGGCATGATCCCGACCTGCACCTCCGCCTGCTGCGGGAGGCCCGGACCCAGGCCAAGCTCGACCACCCGGGCATCTGCCGCATCCACGACCTGGGCCACTCGGAGGGGCGTCCCTACATCGCCATGCAGCTGGTGCAGGGCCGCTCCCTGGTGGACCTGCACCCCGAGCTGGACTTCCGGGCCATGGCCTCGGTGATGGCGGACGTGGCGGAGGCCATCCACGCCGCCCACCTGGCGGGCCTGATCCACCGCGACCTGAAGCCGGCGAACATCCTCGTCGAGACCCGCCCGGATGGCAGCCTGCGCCCCTGCGTGGTGGACTTCGGCCTGGCCCGGGATCTCACCCTGCTGGACCAGACGCTGTCCTGGGCGGTGATGGGCACGCCCGCCTTCATGAGCCCCGAGCAGACGCAGGGCGAGGCCCTGGGCCCCAGCACGGACATCTACAGCCTGGGCGCCACCCTCTACGCGCTCGTCACCGGGCAGCCACCCTACGAGGGGTCCACGCTGGCGGGCCTCATCACGAACCAATCGGACTCGGGCGTGCGGGCCGTGCGGCGGCTCAACCCGGGGGTGCCGAGGGACCTGGAGACCATCACCCTGAAGTGCCTGGAGCGGGAGCCAGCCAGACGCTACGGGACCGCCAAGGACCTGGGGGCGGACCTGCGCCGCTTCCTGGCGGACGAGCCCATCCAGGCCCGCCCCGTGGGCCCGCTCGGCAGGCTGTGGCGCTGGTCGAAACGCCGCCCGGCCCTGGCCGCCACCGCCACGACGGGAATTCTCGCCTCGGTGCTCCTGTTGGCCTGGAACGGCCACATCCGCGCCACCTCGCGCCTGCGGGAGGAAGCGGCCCAGCGCTTCGCCCTGGAGATCCGGGATGCGGAGCACCTGCTGCGCATCGAGCGCATGATGCCCCGGCATGACATCCGGCCGGCGGAGGCGCGGCTGCGGACGAGGATGGCGGCGATCCAGGATGAGATGGCCCGACTGGGCGGGTCCGCC contains these protein-coding regions:
- a CDS encoding aspartate aminotransferase family protein, with product MTATLPIPALLPTYAPYPFPLVRGEGDRVFDDQGRGWWDFYGGHCVCATGHSHPKVVKAVANQAASLLFYSAAAALPVRDQAATQITAFAGMDSVFFCNSGAEANENALKLALLLTGRKQLGAFEGGWHGRTLLALSVTDDPKITEPFADQLVPTVRLPFGDLAALAAADFSGIAGVILEPIQSMAGIKTASREWFRALRAKCDASGTLLIFDEIQTGMGRMGTPFAAQFYGVRPDLITSAKGLASGVPMGALLMTAAVASKLKGGDLGSTFGGGPLACAALLATVEVIAHEGLMPNAMAAAARLRKELVGSVVTEVVGEGLLLGLRSAHAAALKKHLLAHHILVGGSGDATVLRLMPPLNVSGEALSALVTAIHAFQPEQP
- a CDS encoding N-acetylornithine carbamoyltransferase, with amino-acid sequence MKHFTRISDLGPAGVKEILATAAEWKRNRPGAIFADRILGMVFFNPSLRTRASFEAAMLRHGGHAIVLEVGAGTWKLEDRDGAIMNEDRAEHVREGVPVLGRYADLLAVRTFSHGNGDAEDEVDPVINAFRRFSTVPVLSMESAREHPHQGLADLLTIQEAHGSTKVPVTLTWAPHIKPLPKAVPNSFLLTAAACGAEIRVAHPKGYELAPEVRAEAEAYAAATGGKIVYTTDQDAALEGSAAVYAKAWGPSTSSGLAAAPMADLGSWMPTAAHMQKAAKEAIFTHCLPVRRNLEVHDSVLDGPWSRVVDEAENRFHVQRATIHHLLSQS
- the argB gene encoding acetylglutamate kinase — encoded protein: MPLSPNPYAALKEASQYVRLFRGKTFVVKVGGEVIAEPKIRKALCEQIALLWSFSIKVVVVHGGGAELDAVCASMNIPVEKVAGRRVTSPEVLDAAKMVFAGQVHMDLLSELQAAGVPAVGLTGLDAGLVKAHRRPPVAVIPDGATEPQLVDYGLVGDIDAIDPHVLSHLLEGGFVPVVAPLSGGEDGAIYNTNADTIAASLATALGAEKLFFLLSVPGLLKDVAKSSSLIPHATLEELSGLEAKGVITGGMRPKITAVKAALLGGVPSAHLVSGLAPDALLAEIFTNEGSGTMIVAPAVAATPAGAH
- a CDS encoding M20/M25/M40 family metallo-hydrolase, whose product is MGPAELLTRLVGTPSVSGEEGPLADLVQDLLATRGFEVQRQGHNLWFSLGKKGGSRLLLNSHLDTVPPCAGWEGDPFAPVWHGARLQGLGANDAKGCVAALLLAAFELAKLDLDGEVVVALTAEEETGGQGIATILGQLGPFDGAVVGEPTGLRICAAQRGLLILKCTARGQSGHVANAQMLGAENAIHKAARDIAKIAAMDFPAHPLLGSQKAQVTQIQGGLRRNQVPDACEFFVDLRTSPEQDHDALAAGFQRQLESEVAIHSKRYLPKGTDPGHPIVRAALAAAGKAGPVGSGTTSDWAFLGSIRAVKAGPGDTFRSHTPNEYLTLPELEAGVAFYAQLVSTFFKLQVPNEA
- the argH gene encoding argininosuccinate lyase: MKPDGTTLWAKDLPLDVAIHRFTVGEDPDTDLTLLPWDCLGSAAHAKMLAATGLLETADAGALVRGLKRISNLARQNAFPIPPHLEDGHTAIEADLTRSLGPVGQRIHLGRSRNDQVILAFRLYLRDALLRLGLRVSDLAEAFLAFARANQDVPLPGYTHLRRAMPSTFGMWAAAFAEGLLEELEALQSVYQRLDRCPLGSAAGFGVPLPIDRELTARLLGFSKVQRSPIDVQNSRGRHETAMLQWAASTGGVIEKFLWDVSFYSTEEFGFLKLPDAFTTGSSIMPQKKNPDVVELARGRCRELRGTAGLVEQIASGLPSSYHRDLQLLKRPVILGLRQADELFGVLVRLIPALSVNGAATAAASTDELYAAHQAYVYVQGGLPFREAYRKVAQQLQDGTFAPDRAALTATHLGGAGNLGLDDLAADLSAARTWIEAKREVHVEAEAALWAN
- the argG gene encoding argininosuccinate synthase; its protein translation is MSKLAVLAFSGGLDTSFCVFYLKEQGYDVATVTVNTGGFSPEELARIEATSPKLGALSHTTVDARAGLFDGYLRYLIYGNVLRGQMYPLSVSAERVCQARAVAELAKAMGAAAIAHGSTGAGNDQVRFDVAFRALAPELAILTPIRDLGLSRAEEMAYCAERGLVFPEKTRDYSINEGMWGTSVGGRETLDAWTTLPEAAFPGGIIGALAPKTLTLSFDEGVPVALDGNAMDPVTLVAQLNAIGRPYGIGRGVHLGDTILGIKGRVGFEAPAAHLLIGAHRELEKLVLSGKQLFWKESLGNLYGSLLHEGHFFDPLARDLEAFLQSSQDRVCGEVRLTLHPRAFVVEGVQSPYSLMDPRIATYGEANKLWTGAEAAGFAKVFGVQQTLTLKAKGN
- the argC gene encoding N-acetyl-gamma-glutamyl-phosphate reductase, whose translation is MSSVDVLILGASGYGGGELLRWLSNHPAVTSIRGTARSHAGKPFHAQHPNLRGLVDGTFEAAPDWAALAQSETPVLFAALPHGEFAKQWPDFQSEWDRLGLTDKLTIIDLSADFRLDPAWVYGLVDWQPERMRGARRIANPGCFATALQLALLPLAEWKPAFVAVTAATGSSGSGAAPSDTTHHPTRANDFRAYKMLGHQHEAEVLRTLAVAGWQAPLSFVPQSAPMVRGIFATAQFPLPAGVVEDTLRAHYAAFYRDRFFIRMVEGSPRVAATTGSAFADLGVAARNGHAAVMVALDNLGKGMAAQAVQNLNLALGLPEWTGLKAASTFPG
- a CDS encoding helix-turn-helix domain-containing protein, producing the protein MPTRGPYETSPMPTHPRTLAERLRWLRKQSGLTQVEVSQALGCEQAMISSWEVGRTRPSAVTLGALAKHYGVSLAGLDTGLGFLEEATRRPLPEAEPEGSVVETTLALPPVAPGQVMLLDERTGTQTSTDAAEAMAALLRALKKGRKAWVVVR